From Nerophis lumbriciformis linkage group LG11, RoL_Nlum_v2.1, whole genome shotgun sequence, one genomic window encodes:
- the LOC133610036 gene encoding gap junction gamma-1 protein-like isoform X1 — MDDWYQNRQHKALIGTCRVTMSWSFLTRLLEEIHNHSTFVGKIWLTVLIVFRIVLTAVGGESIYYDEQSKFVCNTAQPGCENICYDSFAPLSHVRFWVFQIILVATPSLLYLGYAVNKIAQAEEQADCDGASGLSRRKAKKHCLADRKRHSRTKVPQDDEEEEEDPMIYEVAELESDGGDAVKARTKARHDGRRHIKKDGLMRIYIFQLIARSVLEVAFLGVQYKLYGFAVPTTYMCSVLPCPHNVDCFISRPTEKTIFLLIMYTVSLLCLVLNIWEMLHLGIATIWEILRSRHRNTCDEEVFGLSRGLGLLNTDEYNSYPSSWNAPSAPPGYNIAIKPPMVYTRPHDQPLPTTHLGKKETPCQQNAANVAQAKRQRYVNGEDEPADAPEGTHGKDTRPQPRQETDSQADTLQQTHSNNQRKSPREHWQASKHASSKANRGGSSSSSSTNGSFKYGEIKDSEWI; from the exons ATGGATGATTGgtatcagaatcggcagcataaagccCTGATTGGAACAT GCCGTGTAACAATGAGCTGGAGTTTCCTGACTCGGCTGCTGGAGGAAATCCACAACCACTCCACGTTTGTGGGCAAGATCTGGCTCACCGTCCTCATCGTCTTCCGCATTGTGCTGACGGCCGTCGGAGGCGAGTCCATCTACTACGACGAGCAGAGCAAGTTTGTGTGCAACACGGCCCAGCCAGGCTGCGAGAACATCTGCTACGACTCCTTCGCGCCGCTCTCGCACGTGCGCTTCTGGGTCTTCCAGATCATCCTGGTGGCCACGCCCTCGCTCTTGTACCTGGGCTACGCCGTCAACAAGATCGCCCAGGCCGAGGAGCAGGCGGACTGTGACGGAGCGAGCGGTTTGTCCCGCAGGAAAGCCAAGAAGCACTGCCTTGCTGACAGGAAGCGGCATAGTCGGACCAAAGTGCCGCAGgatgacgaagaagaagaagaagaccccATGATCTATGAGGTGGCGGAGCTGGAGAGCGACGGCGGCGATGCTGTAAAAGCAAGAACAAAGGCACGCCATGATGGGCGCCGGCACATCAAAAAGGATGGTCTGATGCGTATTTACATCTTTCAGCTTATAGCGCGCTCCGTCCTGGAGGTGGCCTTCCTGGGTGTACAGTACAAGCTTTACGGCTTTGCAGTGCCAACCACCTACATGTGTTCAGTCCTCCCATGCCCCCACAATGTGGACTGCTTCATATCACGGCCCACCGAGAAGACCATCTTCCTCCTCATTATGTACACCGTCTCCTTGCTTTGTCTGGTTCTCAATATATGGGAGATGCTTCATCTGGGCATCGCTACCATCTGGGAGATTCTGCGCTCCCGTCACAGGAACACGTGCGACGAGGAGGTCTTTGGATTGTCAAGAGGACTGGGCCTGCTCAACACAGACGAATACAACAGCTACCCTTCCTCCTGGAACGCACCGTCAGCCCCGCCGGGCTACAACATCGCTATCAAGCCTCCCATGGTGTACACGCGGCCTCATGACCAGCCACTCCCTACCACCCACCTCGGTAAAAAAGAGACACCGTGCCAGCAGAACGCCGCCAACGTGGCCCAAGCGAAGCGGCAGCGGTACGTCAACGGTGAAGACGAGCCGGCCGATGCCCCCGAAGGTACCCACGGGAAGGACACCCGGCCACAGCCCCGGCAGGAAACTGACAGTCAAGCCGACACGCTGCAGCAAACCCACAGTAACAACCAGCGCAAATCCCCGCGTGAACACTGGCAGGCCTCCAAACATGCATCCTCCAAGGCAAACAGAggcggcagcagcagcagcagcagcaccaaCGGAAGCTTCAAATACGGCGAAATAAAAGACTCCGAATGGATTTGA
- the LOC133610036 gene encoding gap junction gamma-1 protein-like isoform X2, with product MSWSFLTRLLEEIHNHSTFVGKIWLTVLIVFRIVLTAVGGESIYYDEQSKFVCNTAQPGCENICYDSFAPLSHVRFWVFQIILVATPSLLYLGYAVNKIAQAEEQADCDGASGLSRRKAKKHCLADRKRHSRTKVPQDDEEEEEDPMIYEVAELESDGGDAVKARTKARHDGRRHIKKDGLMRIYIFQLIARSVLEVAFLGVQYKLYGFAVPTTYMCSVLPCPHNVDCFISRPTEKTIFLLIMYTVSLLCLVLNIWEMLHLGIATIWEILRSRHRNTCDEEVFGLSRGLGLLNTDEYNSYPSSWNAPSAPPGYNIAIKPPMVYTRPHDQPLPTTHLGKKETPCQQNAANVAQAKRQRYVNGEDEPADAPEGTHGKDTRPQPRQETDSQADTLQQTHSNNQRKSPREHWQASKHASSKANRGGSSSSSSTNGSFKYGEIKDSEWI from the coding sequence ATGAGCTGGAGTTTCCTGACTCGGCTGCTGGAGGAAATCCACAACCACTCCACGTTTGTGGGCAAGATCTGGCTCACCGTCCTCATCGTCTTCCGCATTGTGCTGACGGCCGTCGGAGGCGAGTCCATCTACTACGACGAGCAGAGCAAGTTTGTGTGCAACACGGCCCAGCCAGGCTGCGAGAACATCTGCTACGACTCCTTCGCGCCGCTCTCGCACGTGCGCTTCTGGGTCTTCCAGATCATCCTGGTGGCCACGCCCTCGCTCTTGTACCTGGGCTACGCCGTCAACAAGATCGCCCAGGCCGAGGAGCAGGCGGACTGTGACGGAGCGAGCGGTTTGTCCCGCAGGAAAGCCAAGAAGCACTGCCTTGCTGACAGGAAGCGGCATAGTCGGACCAAAGTGCCGCAGgatgacgaagaagaagaagaagaccccATGATCTATGAGGTGGCGGAGCTGGAGAGCGACGGCGGCGATGCTGTAAAAGCAAGAACAAAGGCACGCCATGATGGGCGCCGGCACATCAAAAAGGATGGTCTGATGCGTATTTACATCTTTCAGCTTATAGCGCGCTCCGTCCTGGAGGTGGCCTTCCTGGGTGTACAGTACAAGCTTTACGGCTTTGCAGTGCCAACCACCTACATGTGTTCAGTCCTCCCATGCCCCCACAATGTGGACTGCTTCATATCACGGCCCACCGAGAAGACCATCTTCCTCCTCATTATGTACACCGTCTCCTTGCTTTGTCTGGTTCTCAATATATGGGAGATGCTTCATCTGGGCATCGCTACCATCTGGGAGATTCTGCGCTCCCGTCACAGGAACACGTGCGACGAGGAGGTCTTTGGATTGTCAAGAGGACTGGGCCTGCTCAACACAGACGAATACAACAGCTACCCTTCCTCCTGGAACGCACCGTCAGCCCCGCCGGGCTACAACATCGCTATCAAGCCTCCCATGGTGTACACGCGGCCTCATGACCAGCCACTCCCTACCACCCACCTCGGTAAAAAAGAGACACCGTGCCAGCAGAACGCCGCCAACGTGGCCCAAGCGAAGCGGCAGCGGTACGTCAACGGTGAAGACGAGCCGGCCGATGCCCCCGAAGGTACCCACGGGAAGGACACCCGGCCACAGCCCCGGCAGGAAACTGACAGTCAAGCCGACACGCTGCAGCAAACCCACAGTAACAACCAGCGCAAATCCCCGCGTGAACACTGGCAGGCCTCCAAACATGCATCCTCCAAGGCAAACAGAggcggcagcagcagcagcagcagcaccaaCGGAAGCTTCAAATACGGCGAAATAAAAGACTCCGAATGGATTTGA